One genomic window of Coregonus clupeaformis isolate EN_2021a chromosome 12, ASM2061545v1, whole genome shotgun sequence includes the following:
- the LOC121551557 gene encoding transmembrane protein adipocyte-associated 1 homolog, producing MLDTVTAVVRSAQYNGSVLPTTSVENTSATPTWGPEPHRCLQVLYEDIGELRVRFWDLMLLIPNVVFFMFLMWKLPSARAKITLTSSPIFITFYILVFVVAAVGITRAIVSMTVSASSAATIIDKVLWEITRFFLLAIELSVIILGLAFGHLESQSSIKRVLAITAVLALGYSITQGTLEILYPDEHLSAEDFNIYGHGGRQFWLASSSFFFLGYSLVVILPKTPVRERISLPSKKSFYVYAAILSLLNLVQGLGSALLCAGIIEGLCCVDVTTFLYFSVFAPLIYVTFLKGFFGSEPKVLFSYKCQVDEPDDQTDVHLPPASGLGRKEQLEQGSFYSSTQIDGLTAVSMGTGIAAYLDDVASGPFGAGSINSDCWRAINA from the exons ATGCTTGACACCGTGACTGCGGTGGTGAGATCTGCGCAATACAATGGCAGCGTATTGCCTACTACCTCAGTGGAGAACACATCAGCAACCCCAACTTGGGGACCAGAGCCTCACAGATGTCTGCAGGTCCTATACGAGGACATTGGCGAGTTAAG aGTGCGGTTTTGGGACCTCATGCTGCTCATTCCCAATGTAGTCTTCTTCATGTTCTTGATGTGGAAGCTGCCCTCAGCCAGGGCCAAAATCACACTCACCTCCAGCCCCATCTTCATTACCTTCTACATTCTG GTGTTTGTGGTGGCAGCGGTGGGAATCACCCGTGCCATAGTGTCCATGACGGTCAGTGCATCCAGTGCTGCCACCATCATTGACAAG GTGCTGTGGGAGATCACCCGTTTCTTTCTGCTGGCCATTGAGCTCAGTGTGATTATCCTGGGACTGGCTTTCG GCCACCTTGAGAGTCAGTCCAGTATAAAGCGTGTGCTGGCTATAACTGCTGTACTGGCACTGGGCTACTCAATCACACAG GGCACTCTGGAGATCCTGTACCCTGACGAGCACCTGTCTGCCGAGGACTTCAACATCTATGGCCACGGAGGACGGCAGTTTTGGTTGGCCagctcctccttcttcttcctg GGCTACTCTTTGGTTGTCATCCTTCCCAAAACCCCAGTGAGGGAGAGGATATCCCTGCCTT CTAAGAAGAGTTTCTATGTGTACGCTGCCATTCTGTCCCTGCTCAACCTGGTCCAGGGGCTGGGCAGTGCCCTGCTGTGTGCCGGCATCATAGAGGGGCTCTG CTGTGTGGACGTCACCACCTTCCTCTACTTCTCTGTGTTCGCCCCACTCATCTATGTCACCTTCCTCAAAGGCTTCTTCGG cTCGGAGCCCAAGGTCCTCTTCTCCTACAAGTGCCAGGTGGACGAGCCGGACGACCAGACGGATGTCCACCTGCCCCCCGCCTCAGGCCTGGGCCGCAAGGAGCAGCTGGAACAGGGCTCCTTCTACTCCAGCACCCAGATAGACGGCCTGACTGCCGTGTCCATGGGCACCGGCATAGCTGCCTACCTGGACGACGTGGCCTCTGGTCCTTTCGGGGCGGGCAGCATCAACAGCGACTGCTGGAGGGCAATCAACGCctaa
- the LOC121550485 gene encoding tripartite motif-containing protein 16-like, giving the protein MAQQGVLLDQDQFCCSVCLDLLKEPVTIHCGHSYCRICIEGWWDQDDDKGIYSCPQCRQTFTPRPAVRKNNLLAEVVEKLKKTGLQAAPPPALCYAGPGDVACDFCTGTRKQKALMSCLACLTSYCETHLQPHYEVPAFKKHNLVKATAQLQEKICSRHDKLLDIYCRTDQQCVCYICTMDEHKGHDAVSAALERTEKQRQLGMRQQKVQERVQEREKVLKELQQAVESLKCSAQAAVEDSEKIFTEMTRSIERRRSEVKELIRAQEKAQVSLAEGLLEQLEQEIAELRRRSTELEQLSNTEDHIHFLQSYRSLSSPSVSSDLPSIAVRPLQNFGDVSKTVSELREKLEDFLEGEWTKISTTVNKVDVLLPPEPKTREQFLQYSCQLTLDSNTAHTELSLSEGNRKVTSKRHAQPYPDHPDRFINNRMVLCWEGLSGCCYWEVKWSGKWVFTAVSYKDISRTRSGNAFGHNDKSWSLVCINGGYHFRHNNVETKVSDPQSSRVGVYQDHKAGTLSFYSVSDTMTLLHRVQTTFTQPLYPGFFVSGTAELCKLW; this is encoded by the coding sequence ATGGCTCAACAGGgagttctgctggaccaggaccagttctgttgttctgtctgtctggatctactgaaggagccggtTACTATTCactgtggacacagttactgtaggaTCTGTATTGAAGGCTGGTGGGATCAGGATGATGACAAAGGGATCTACAGCTGCCCCCAGTGCAGacagaccttcactccaaggcctgCTGTGAGGAAAAATAACTTGTTGGCTGAGGTGGTGGaaaaactgaagaagacaggactccaggctgctccccctcctgctctgtgctatgctggacctggagatgtggcgtgtgatttctgtactgggaccagaaagcagaaagccctcatgtcctgtctggcgtGTCtgacctcttactgtgagactcacctccagcCTCACTATGAAGTTCCTGCTTTTAAGAAGCACAAtctggtcaaagccaccgcacaactacaggagaagatctgctctcgtcatgacaaactgctggataTTTACTGccgtaccgatcagcagtgtgTTTGTTATATCtgtacaatggatgaacataaaggccatgatgcAGTGTCAGCTGCAttagagaggactgagaaacaaaGGCAGCTGGGGATGCGTCAGCAGAAGGTCCAGGAGAGagtccaggagagagagaaagtgctgAAGGAGCTtcaacaggctgtggagtctctcaagtgctctgctcaggcagcagtggaggacagtgagAAGATCTTTACTGAGATGAcccgctccattgagagaaggcgctctgaggtgaaggagctgatcagagcccaagagaaggctcaagtgagtctagctgaaggactcctggagcaactggagcaggagatagctgagctgaggaggagaagcactgagctggagcagctctcaaacacagaggatcacatccatttcctccagagTTATCGGTCTCTCTCCAGTCCCAGTGTATCTTCAGATTTACCCAGCATCGCTGTCCGTCCTCTTCAAaactttggagatgtgagtaagaccgtGTCTGAgttgagagagaaactagaagacttCCTTgaaggagaatggaccaagatctccactacagtCAATAAAGTGGATGTtttactgcctccagagcccaagaccagagaacaatTCTTACAAtattcctgtcagctcacactggatTCAAACACAGCACATACAgaactctctctgtctgaggggaacagaaaggtgacctcTAAACGCCATGCACAACCATATCCtgatcatccagacagattcatAAACAACCGGATGGTGCTATGTTGGGAGGGTCTGTCTGgatgctgttactgggaggtgaaGTGGAGTGGGAAGTGGGTTtttacagcagtctcatataaagacatcagcagaacaaGGAGTGGTAATGCATTTGgacacaatgacaagtcctggagtttagtTTGCATTAATGGTGGTTATCAtttcagacacaataatgttgagaCTAAAGTATCAGaccctcagtcctccagagtaggtGTGTACCAGGAccacaaggcaggtactctgtccttctacagtgtttctgacacaatgaccctcctccacagagtccagaccacattcactcagcccctctatcctgggttttttGTCAGTGGTACTGCTGAGCTGTGTAAACTGTGGTAG